A window of the Paralichthys olivaceus isolate ysfri-2021 chromosome 5, ASM2471397v2, whole genome shotgun sequence genome harbors these coding sequences:
- the LOC109634020 gene encoding 5-hydroxytryptamine receptor 3A-like, producing the protein MLLETFTFYTQTLMRAAIVLVLTAGCGDAESSCTNRRCLAEMLINKNFSTQPQYENCTRMIRVPLIEYQTLSVDTKNLRLISRLQATIVWRDPELTWNTSLYQYDEVILPVNKIWTPELHVTNGIYTTMEHSSRDLLAYSNGTVRHSVIINAEVNCEVNLFNYPFASDACPVAIQTWSIDGCGTELALGNLKMVDSTHGDWKTDSVSLLKQRDDRNYIMVSLRIKYTNPFITLQLPTILIVLADMVSFALPLGGGERNSFKVTLVLSFTMFLGILNDKLPGDSQCSPIIRTHFCVCLVLLVLSMLVSLVLTRVAKDGSLIFCCCPKRSGPKNTGNKEDREDDEAKADISVVQLNGSEESNKMLREVVNFLQALEAKEVESERHQALANMLDQTFFWFYFVLGSAYFFAMNYVMITVTCQVNHFDFWY; encoded by the exons ATGCTTTTAGAAACATTCACTTTTTATACCCAGACTCTGATGAGGGCGGCCATCGTATTAGTTTTAACAGCTG GATGTGGAGATGCTGAATCCAGCTGCACAAATCGCAGATGTCTGGCTGAAATGTTGATCAATAAAAACTTTTCAACTCAGCCACAGTATGAAAACTGCACCAGGATGATACGTGTCCCTTTAATTGAGTACCAGACTCTGTCAGTT GACACAAAGAATCTCCGTCTAATCAGCCGTCTGCAAGCAACAATC GTATGGAGAGATCCTGAGTTGACGTGGAACACGTCGCTTTACCAGTATGATGAAGTGATCCTGCCAGTGAATAAAATCTGGACCCCAGAGCTCCATGTGACAAATGG AATATATACAACTATGGAGCACAGCTCCCGTGACCTGCTGGCGTACAGTAACGGCACCGTGAGGCACTCTGTGATCATCAACGCTGAGGTGAACTGTGAGGTCAATCTGTTCAACTACCCCTTTGCTTCTGATGCGTGTCCAGTCGCTATCCAAACCTGGTCCATTGACG GATGTGGCACAGAGCTGGCACTGGGCAATCTGAAAATGGTTGATAGCACCCACGGAGACTGGAAAACCGACAGCGTGTCCCTCCTTAAACAGAGAGACGACCGCAATTACATCATG GTGTCACTGAGGATCAAATACACCAACCCCTTCATCACGTTACAGCTGCCCACTATCCTGATTGTCCTGGCTGATATGGTCAGCTTCGCCCTGCCACTGGGAGGCGGCGAACGCAACTCGTTCAAGGTCACGCTGGTGCTCAGCTTTACCATGTTCCTCGGCATCCTCAACGACAAGCTGCCCGGAGACAGCCAGTGCAGCCCCATCATCC gaacCCACTTCTGTGTTTGCCTTGTGCTTTTGGTGCTGAGCATGCTGGTGTCCCTGGTTCTGACTCGGGTGGCCAAAGATGGCAGCTtaattttctgctgctgtccaAAGCGGTCAGGCccaaaaaacacaggaaacaaggaggacagagaggatgaCG AGGCCAAGGCTGACATCAGTGTGGTTCAGCTGAATGGCTCGGAGGAGTCGAATAAAATGCTCAGGGAGGTGGTAAACTTCCTGCAGGCTTTGGAAGCCAAGGAAGTGGAGAGTGAAAGACATCAGGCGCTCGCCAACATGCTGGACCAAACCTTTTTCTGGTTCTATTTCGTTTTAGGCAGTGCGTACTTCTTTGCCATGAATTATGTGATGATAACTGTCACATGTCAAGTGAACCATTTTGATTTCTGGTACTAA
- the LOC109634269 gene encoding proton channel OTOP2 isoform X2: MCLNTGHPCNCLTDGNPCEPCRMTAKDRETEEAHLSNNINVQSQAGGTCEPDLNTPSSGVGREKGHNWGWILSGVICLNVLILGCTLASGTAHSDVDIKTTDLQIYLIVLLLLTSLWMIYYIILTARKENAVVYQDAHAGPVWLRGGLVLFGLLSIIMDIFKIASYVGYLHCDSAVKVAFPVVQLVFILVQTYFFWIHAKDCVQLQRNITRCGLMLTLSTNLVVWMTAVTEESLHQTTVPDDPENITKLSARSQYIFKASYGDSKCKCSHTSCSIFKEAYYYLYPFNIEYSLFASAMAYVMWKNVSRVADEHAHHKIKFSLKDIFLGPVAGVLLVVAGLATFIAYEVEMKKESSGDDDNDKAVMMHFVMNIVIVTLMSISSVIGCAIYKVDHREHVSEKNPTRSLDVGLLVGASLGQFIISYYTIVAMIATQAKGYLNRLNLAWAILMVVQLGLQNFFIIEGLHREPFHEVHTVTVVLNPYVLQPGKELSSLEESDMEKKPNPVSTEHGLHGHTAEHRPKLSWKRRVLKEVCVFLLLGNVILWIMPAFGARPQFDHDTETEFYNFNMWAAVVNVGLPFGIFYRMHSVASLFEVFMTS; this comes from the exons ATGTGTTTGAACACCGGACATCCCTGCAACTGTTTGACCGATGGCAATCCCTGTGAACCATGCAGAATGACGGCCAAAGACCGGGAGACGGAGGAGGCCCACCTGTCCAACAACATCAATGTACAGAGTCAAGCGGGGGGCACATGTGAACCCGACCTGAACACCCCTTCCAGTGGGGTCGGGAGGGAGAAGGGTCATAACTGGGGATGGATTTTGTCTGGGGTCATCTGTCTCAACGTTTTGATCCTGGGATGCACCTTGGCCAGTGGCACTGCTCACAGCGATGTGGACATCAAAACGACAGACCTGCAGATTTACCTCATCGTCCTTCTTCTCCTCACCTCCCTTTGGATGATTTATTATATCATCCTCACGGCCAGGAAAGAAAACGCTGTTGTTTACCAGGATGCCCACGCTGGACCGGTGTGGCTCAGAG GGGGACTTGTGCTGTTTGGTCTGCTCAGTATTATCATGGATATTTTTAAGATAGCCAGCTATGTGGGCTACCTCCACTGTGACTCTGCTGTTAAGGTTGCATTCCCTGTCGTGCAACTTGTTTTCATACTTGTGCAG ACGTACTTCTTCTGGATCCACGCAAAGGACTGTGTGCAGCTACAGAGGAATATAACACG CTGTGGGCTGATGCTCACCCTCTCCACAAATCTGGTCGTGTGGATGACAGCGGTCACCGAGGAGTCCCTTCACCAAACAACCGTTCCTGATGATCCAGAGAACATCACCAAACTCTCTGCGCGAAGCCAGTACATTTTTAAAG CAAGTTACGGAGACAGTAAGTGCAAGTGCAGCCACACGTCATGTAGCATCTTCAAGGAGGCCTATTACTACCTGTACCCCTTCAATATCGAGTACAGTCTCTTTGCCTCTGCCATGGCCTACGTGATGTGGAAAAATGTAAGTCGAGTGGCAGATGAACACGCCCACCACAAAATCAAATTCAGTCTGAAGGATATATTCCTCGGCCCGGTGGCAGGAGTTCTCTTAGTTGTGGCAGGTCTGGCAACCTTCATCGCATATGAGgtggaaatgaaaaaggaaagcAGTGGTGACGATGATAATGACAAGGCTGTGATGATGCACTTTGTCATGAATATCGTCATCGTGACCTTGATGTCCATTTCGTCTGTGATTGGCTGCGCGATCTACAAGGTCGACCACCGAGAGCATGTTTCTGAGAAAAACCCCACGCGCAGCTTAGATGTAGGGCTGCTGGTGGGGGCCTCACTGGGACAATTCATCATCAGCTATTACACCATCGTAGCCATGATTGCAACTCAGGCCAAAGGCTACTTAAACAGGCTGAACCTGGCCTGGGCTATCTTGATGGTGGTCCAGCTCGGCCTGCAGAACTTTTTCATAATCGAGGGGCTGCATCGGGAGCCCTTCCACGAAGTGCACACGGTCACTGTGGTTTTAAATCCGTACGTGCTGCAGCCTGGCAAAGAGCTGAGCAGCCTTGAAGAATCAGACATGGAAAAAAAGCCAAACCCAGTATCCACAGAGCACGGCCTGCACGGACACACAGCTGAGCACAGACCCAAACTGTCATGGAAGAGAAGGGTGTTGAAGGaggtctgtgtgtttctgctgctgggaAACGTCATA CTGTGGATCATGCCGGCGTTCGGTGCTCGTCCCCAGTTCGACCATGACACTGAAACTGAATTCTACAACTTCAACATGTGGGCTGCTGTTGTCAATGTTGGACTTCCTTTTGGGATCTTTTACCGCATGCATTCAGTCGCCAGTCTGTTTGAGGTTTTTATGACTTCGTAA
- the LOC109634123 gene encoding inward rectifier potassium channel 2-like codes for MGSVRSHRYSIVSSEEDGMKLATIAVPNGYGNGNVSKVHTEHRCQSRFVRKDGHCNVQFINMSEKGQRYLADIFTTCVDIRWRWMLLIFCLSFLLSWLFFGFVFWVVALSYGDLENETQMCVSNVNSFTAAFLFSVETQTTIGYGYRYVTEECPVAVFMVVFQSILGCIIDAFIIGAVMAKMAKPKKRNETLVFSHYATVAMRDGKLCLMWRVGNLRKSHLVEAHVRAQLLKSRTTAEGEFIPLDQVDIDVGFDSGIDRIFLVSPITIVHEIDEDSPFYEMSKQELETSEFEIVVILEGMVEATAMTTQCRSSYVASEILWGHRFEPVLFEEKNYYKVDYSRFENTYEVPSTPDCSAKELAERKSNESSLRNSFCYENEVALEKVEMEEEFEEDVTRQMSSVEVGAPVDTNTDEMSDSECNLDSLPLESTPLTAESEI; via the coding sequence ATGGGGAGTGTGCGAAGCCACCGCTACAGCATTGTGTCCTCTGAGGAAGATGGCATGAAGCTGGCCACTATTGCCGTCCCGAATGGCTACGGAAACGGCAACGTCAGCAAGGTGCACACAGAGCACCGATGTCAGAGCCGCTTCGTCAGGAAGGATGGTCACTGCAATGTGCAGTTTATCAATATGAGTGAAAAAGGCCAGCGGTACCTGGCAGATATCTTCACCACCTGTGTGGACATTCGCTGGCGCTGGATGTTGCTCatattctgtctttctttcctgcTGTCGTGGTTGTTTTTCGGCTTTGTCTTCTGGGTAGTTGCCCTCTCTTATGGAGACTTAGAGAATGAGACTCAGATGTGTGTTTCAAATGTGAACAGCTTCACCGCTGCTTTCTTGTTCTCAGTGGAGACTCAAACCACAATTGGCTACGGTTATCGCTACGTGACAGAGGAGTGCCCCGTTGCTGTCTTCATGGTTGTCTTCCAAAGTATTTTGGGCTGCATCATTGATGCTTTCATCATTGGTGCGGTCATGGCCAAGATGGCCAAGCCCAAAAAGAGGAACGAGACCCTTGTGTTCAGCCACTATGCAACAGTGGCCATGAGGGATGGCAAACTGTGCCTGATGTGGCGAGTGGGGAACCTGAGGAAGAGTCACCTGGTGGAGGCCCACGTCAGGGCTCAGCTCCTGAAGTCCCGCACCACCGCAGAGGGAGAGTTCATCCCTCTGGATCAGGTAGACATCGATGTGGGCTTCGACAGTGGCATTGACAGAATATTCCTGGTGTCTCCGATCACCATTGTGCATGAAATTGATGAGGACAGCCCATTCTATGAGATGAGTAAGCAGGAGTTGGAGACCTCAGAGTTTGAGATCGTTGTGATTCTGGAAGGCATGGTCGAGGCTACAGCCATGACCACTCAGTGTCGGAGTTCTTATGTGGCCAGCGAGATTCTGTGGGGTCACCGCTTTGAGCCGGTGCTCTTTGAAGAGAAGAACTACTACAAAGTGGACTACTCACGCTTCGAAAACACCTACGAGGTGCCCAGCACGCCTGACTGTAGCGCTAAGGAACTAGCAGAGAGGAAGTCCAACGAATCCAGCTTGAGGAACTCCTTTTGTTATGAGAATGAGGTGGCTCTCGAAAAAGttgagatggaggaggagtttGAGGAGGATGTGACCAGGCAGATGAGCAGTGTTGAGGTTGGTGCAcctgtggacacaaacacagatgagatgTCAGACTCTGAATGCAATCTGGACTCTTTACCATTAGAATCAACACCTCTGACGGCAGAATCAGAAATATGA
- the LOC109634269 gene encoding proton channel OTOP2 isoform X1 has product MAHSLSALLDSFPLHQHHRRCLHAGIRWEQTGWSSHSPPLVLRLLDGAGETGRARRRYPRTQQCAERATVLPVVKVVQMRDFSVNCFGRHIKAVVLRLPPGSHYIRMTAKDRETEEAHLSNNINVQSQAGGTCEPDLNTPSSGVGREKGHNWGWILSGVICLNVLILGCTLASGTAHSDVDIKTTDLQIYLIVLLLLTSLWMIYYIILTARKENAVVYQDAHAGPVWLRGGLVLFGLLSIIMDIFKIASYVGYLHCDSAVKVAFPVVQLVFILVQTYFFWIHAKDCVQLQRNITRCGLMLTLSTNLVVWMTAVTEESLHQTTVPDDPENITKLSARSQYIFKASYGDSKCKCSHTSCSIFKEAYYYLYPFNIEYSLFASAMAYVMWKNVSRVADEHAHHKIKFSLKDIFLGPVAGVLLVVAGLATFIAYEVEMKKESSGDDDNDKAVMMHFVMNIVIVTLMSISSVIGCAIYKVDHREHVSEKNPTRSLDVGLLVGASLGQFIISYYTIVAMIATQAKGYLNRLNLAWAILMVVQLGLQNFFIIEGLHREPFHEVHTVTVVLNPYVLQPGKELSSLEESDMEKKPNPVSTEHGLHGHTAEHRPKLSWKRRVLKEVCVFLLLGNVILWIMPAFGARPQFDHDTETEFYNFNMWAAVVNVGLPFGIFYRMHSVASLFEVFMTS; this is encoded by the exons ATGGCGCACAGTTTGTCCGCCCTGCTCGACTCCTTTCCGCTTCATCAACACCATCGTCGTTGTCTTCATGCGGGCATTAGGTGGGAACAGACCGGCTGGAGTTCCCATTCGCCCCCGCTGGTTCTCCGGCTGCTGGACGGTGCAGGAGAGACAGGCAGAGCGCGTCGCCGGTATCCAAGGACGCAGCAGTGCGCAGAGCGTGCAACAGTGCTCCCGGTGGTCAAAGTGGTCCAGATGAGGGACTTCTCTG TAAACTGTTTTGGGAGGCATATAAAAGCCGTGGTGCTCAGACTGCCCCCAGGATCACACTACATCAG AATGACGGCCAAAGACCGGGAGACGGAGGAGGCCCACCTGTCCAACAACATCAATGTACAGAGTCAAGCGGGGGGCACATGTGAACCCGACCTGAACACCCCTTCCAGTGGGGTCGGGAGGGAGAAGGGTCATAACTGGGGATGGATTTTGTCTGGGGTCATCTGTCTCAACGTTTTGATCCTGGGATGCACCTTGGCCAGTGGCACTGCTCACAGCGATGTGGACATCAAAACGACAGACCTGCAGATTTACCTCATCGTCCTTCTTCTCCTCACCTCCCTTTGGATGATTTATTATATCATCCTCACGGCCAGGAAAGAAAACGCTGTTGTTTACCAGGATGCCCACGCTGGACCGGTGTGGCTCAGAG GGGGACTTGTGCTGTTTGGTCTGCTCAGTATTATCATGGATATTTTTAAGATAGCCAGCTATGTGGGCTACCTCCACTGTGACTCTGCTGTTAAGGTTGCATTCCCTGTCGTGCAACTTGTTTTCATACTTGTGCAG ACGTACTTCTTCTGGATCCACGCAAAGGACTGTGTGCAGCTACAGAGGAATATAACACG CTGTGGGCTGATGCTCACCCTCTCCACAAATCTGGTCGTGTGGATGACAGCGGTCACCGAGGAGTCCCTTCACCAAACAACCGTTCCTGATGATCCAGAGAACATCACCAAACTCTCTGCGCGAAGCCAGTACATTTTTAAAG CAAGTTACGGAGACAGTAAGTGCAAGTGCAGCCACACGTCATGTAGCATCTTCAAGGAGGCCTATTACTACCTGTACCCCTTCAATATCGAGTACAGTCTCTTTGCCTCTGCCATGGCCTACGTGATGTGGAAAAATGTAAGTCGAGTGGCAGATGAACACGCCCACCACAAAATCAAATTCAGTCTGAAGGATATATTCCTCGGCCCGGTGGCAGGAGTTCTCTTAGTTGTGGCAGGTCTGGCAACCTTCATCGCATATGAGgtggaaatgaaaaaggaaagcAGTGGTGACGATGATAATGACAAGGCTGTGATGATGCACTTTGTCATGAATATCGTCATCGTGACCTTGATGTCCATTTCGTCTGTGATTGGCTGCGCGATCTACAAGGTCGACCACCGAGAGCATGTTTCTGAGAAAAACCCCACGCGCAGCTTAGATGTAGGGCTGCTGGTGGGGGCCTCACTGGGACAATTCATCATCAGCTATTACACCATCGTAGCCATGATTGCAACTCAGGCCAAAGGCTACTTAAACAGGCTGAACCTGGCCTGGGCTATCTTGATGGTGGTCCAGCTCGGCCTGCAGAACTTTTTCATAATCGAGGGGCTGCATCGGGAGCCCTTCCACGAAGTGCACACGGTCACTGTGGTTTTAAATCCGTACGTGCTGCAGCCTGGCAAAGAGCTGAGCAGCCTTGAAGAATCAGACATGGAAAAAAAGCCAAACCCAGTATCCACAGAGCACGGCCTGCACGGACACACAGCTGAGCACAGACCCAAACTGTCATGGAAGAGAAGGGTGTTGAAGGaggtctgtgtgtttctgctgctgggaAACGTCATA CTGTGGATCATGCCGGCGTTCGGTGCTCGTCCCCAGTTCGACCATGACACTGAAACTGAATTCTACAACTTCAACATGTGGGCTGCTGTTGTCAATGTTGGACTTCCTTTTGGGATCTTTTACCGCATGCATTCAGTCGCCAGTCTGTTTGAGGTTTTTATGACTTCGTAA
- the LOC109634161 gene encoding inward rectifier potassium channel 16-like, producing the protein MSTAQGEQVVIDTHYTTVHTLERQSGKESRRLRYMQKDGRFSVVFQKAPGGWCPYLTDFFTTLVEIRWMVMILIFSLSYILSWLFFGLCYWLIAFVHGDVDDTANEPCVYNVHSFTGAFMFSMETQATIGYGFRGMSENCIIAIILVTVQSVFSCLLDTIVIGAVVAKMASARKRAQTVGFSSCAIVNLRDGVLCLSWRLGDFRGNHILEGVVTAQLVRYVKQQQGSIVMSYQNLEIQNRDVVLATPATIIHKLEPGSPLYSLGPDDLLGDDFELVVSFTYTGDSTGMLHQTRTSYTPADIRWGQCFKDMFKVGRRHYKVDYALFNVTTWVSVPLVSAEEHDRERLPAEGSRAHSPLLPPGKRNGHTHQGNRDITEEVIQQTSL; encoded by the coding sequence ATGAGCACAGCACAGGGCGAACAGGTCGTCATCGATACCCACTACACCACCGTCCACACGCTGGAAAGGCAAAGTGGAAAAGAGAGCAGGCGGCTCCGCTACATGCAGAAAGATGGGAGGTTTTCTGTGGTTTTCCAGAAAGCCCCGGGAGGCTGGTGCCCATACCTGACGGACTTCTTCACCACTCTTGTGGAAATCCGCTGGATGGTGATGATCCTCATATTCTCCCTTTCCTACATCCTCTCCTGGCTCTTTTTTGGCCTTTGTTATTGGCTCATCGCATTTGTGCACGGAGACGTCGACGACACAGCCAACGAACCCTGTGTGTACAATGTGCACAGCTTCACTGGAGCCTTCATGTTTTCAATGGAGACCCAGGCGACTATAGGCTATGGCTTCAGGGGGATGAGTGAGAACTGTATCATTGCCATTATTTTGGTGACGGTTCAAAGTGTATTCAGCTGCCTCCTTGACACGATTGTCATTGGCGCCGTTGTGGCGAAGATGGCATCTGCTCGTAAGAGAGCTCAGACAGTGGGTTTTAGCAGCTGCGCAATAGTCAATCTGCGAGACGGGGTGCTGTGTCTGTCATGGCGCCTTGGAGACTTCAGGGGTAATCACATCCTGGAGGGGGTAGTCACAGCCCAGTTAGTCCGCTATGTAAAACAGCAACAGGGGTCTATTGTGATGTCCTATCAGAACCTGGAAATTCAGAACAGGGACGTTGTCCTCGCCACACCAGCCACCATCATTCACAAGCTGGAGCCCGGCAGTCCCCTCTACAGCCTGGGCCCCGACGACCTGCTGGGGGACGACTTTGAGCTGGTGGTGTCTTTCACTTACACAGGAGACTCCACGGGTATGCTCCACCAGACACGCACCTCCTACACACCGGCGGACATCCGCTGGGGCCAGTGTTTCAAGGACATGTTTAAAGTGGGCAGGAGGCACTACAAGGTGGACTACGCTCTGTTCAATGTGACCACATGGGTGTCGGTGCCCCTGGTCAGTGCAGAGGAACACGACAGAGAGAGGCTTCCTGCAGAGGGCAGCCGGGCCCACAGTCCACTCCTACCACCAGGCAAGAGAAACGGACACACGCACCAGGGGAATCGTGACATCACGGAGGAGGTGATTCAACAAACCAGTTTGTGA
- the LOC109634271 gene encoding Golgi apparatus membrane protein TVP23 homolog B-like — translation MQRQDSQDAPLFGEDYDHNKPRSSKIKHPLASFFHLFFRTSAILIYLICDVISSRFIVSMVTIILLLSCDFWTVKNVSGRLLVGLRWWNQVDKDGGSHWVFESRKTHSGNIASSADSRIFWLGLIVFPVIWFIMVFSAIFSFKIKWLAVVIMAMILQWANLYGYVRCKVGGKSSLGSIAKNYLGVQILKRAMKKGEGP, via the exons ATGCAGAGACAG GACTCCCAGGATGCTCCTCTCTTCGGGGAGGATTACGACCACAACAAACCACGGTCGTCTAAAATCAA ACACCCTCTGGCGTCATTCTTCCACCTCTTCTTCCGAACAAGTGCCATTTTGATCTACTTGATTTGTGACGTCATCAGCAGTCGTTTCATCGTGTCCATGGTCACCATCATCCTCCTGCTGTCATGTGACTTCTGGACTGTGAAG aATGTATCTGGCAGGTTGCTGGTCGGCCTTCGGTGGTGGAATCAGGTGGATAAAGATGGAGGGAGCCACTGGGTGTTTGAGTCGAGGAAG acacacagtggGAACATAGCATCCAGTGCTGATTCACGGATCTTCTGGCTCGGACTTATCGTGTTCCCCGTCATTTGGTTCATCATGGTGTTCAGTGCCATCTTCTCCTTTAAGATTAAATGGCTG GCTGTTGTGATAATGGCCATGATTTTACAGTGGGCCAACTTGTACGGTTATGTCAGATGCAAGGTGGGCGGAAAGTCCAGCCTGGGAAGCATCGCAAAGAACTACCTTGGTGTCCAGATTTTAAAACGG gcaATGAAGAAAGGCGAGGGACCATGA